In Setaria italica strain Yugu1 chromosome IX, Setaria_italica_v2.0, whole genome shotgun sequence, the genomic stretch TAGATTACATGTATCTATGCAAAACATTCTTTAGATAACCAAACTGACATTACATGTGTTGGTTGTTATAGTCTCCGTGTTCATGTTGTCAAATCTGCCATCATGAATATTATTTCGTGAAAATAGCATAAGTAATCCATAGGCGGGAAAGATAGTCATATTCTTGCCTACTCTAAATCGTTAGGAAGGAGTGGTAACTCACAAGACACAATGTGATACACGCTTGCATGGCATTTGTATTATTAGATAGTTATACACAATATGGAGAAGGGTGGAGCTTCATTTTATTAATAAGTTTGATTcgtagccccccccccccccccccccccccccccggaaaCTTTCCTTTACAAAACAGTAGTTTTCACTAGAGATTAACTAACAAAAGCATCAATTTCACTATGTACCCGCCTCTGATATGGAGGACAGTTGTCTACTTTGATTGAGAACTGGATTGTCTAATAGTTTATTACTAATTTGCAGGAAACACATCAAGTTGTTTGGTGATAATGGACCCAAAGCATTCAGCTGAAGTGTCCAAGTACAGTCTCTTGACTATCCTTTAGCACTAAATGAATCATAGTTTCAGTTCATTATATTATATAACATAAAGGCCATCTGCAGGCATTTGGACAAGCAAAATCAAGCACTAATGGGCACATACCGAGCAATGTCCCATGAGCTGCATAAACTTCAGGTTAGCTTCTTATAGTATGAGATATTTTACTGTGGGGATAATATTTTGTATATACTGATCTTGTTAACACTTGCTACAGGTAGAAGAAGAAACAATCATGCGTAAGTTGTATGAACTGATGTCTGCAGAAGGGCTTCTTCCAAAGGTACATTCTTTGCCTATCTATGGATCATATGGAAGAGCACAGTGCTGGTCCAGTGTTCACACTATTGGAGCTGTTGGGCCTAACATCATTTTTCCATTGAGCCAattgtgtttttttattttttatttttaatttagtGTGCTCAGCAAACTCTTGAAATTTCACTAAGAACTGGGACATATAGTGCATATAGATATGGTAGAAGAATGAAGGACGTGAAGATAAGAGGAAGTGACCTGCCACGTTGCTAAGAGTGTTAGACCTGTCAGTCCTTATTGATTTCCCTATCTTGATCCTTTTCTTTAAATGTTGAACAAATGGCTAGCTGAATGGTTCTGGTTGTGACAGATTGTCTAGGACCAAAAGGAGATGTTGACAGAAGTAACATGGATTAATATGATTAAGTTTTTTCAGTTTGCATCTTCTACTGTTCAAGTAATCTAGCACCCATGTCTGAGACCAAATGATGATCTCACAGAAGTAACCTGTCTTTACTGTTCAATCAATTTAGCATCCATATTTAAGAGCAAAAGGAGATGCTGTGACAGAAGTGAGATGTTTCCATGAAAGAAACTGCTGAACCTAAGGATTGAGTTAAACTAGCACATTTTGAGAAGTTATTTACACTTAATTGAAAATAATGATGTTTACCGAACTCTAAGCCAGTCCACAGCAGTGCTGCCACTTGACTAAGTAATAGCAGAACTCTAAGCCTGTCCACAGCAGTGCTGACACTTGAATAAGCGCAGAATTGATAAAATTATACCTACTCCCACCACTTTTATCTCTGTACCTGCAGGAAAGAACTCTAATTGATGTTTTGTGTAGATCAAGTTGCTTCTCATGTTGATGCTGCTTATGTACTTCACTACCTCAGCCTTTTGTCTACTGCACTTTGGGTGTAATGATCAAAGGGCCATGCCTCACTCCAGTTTTCGAATAATTGATGCAGCgcaagaaagaaaagcaacagGAGGAAAAGGATGTGGAATCAACCCTGGAGAACAAAGAATGGGAACCATAAAGCTCATTAACTCACATATGATCCAACATGGATACCGGATCAGCTGAAGAGCTAGGTGTCTGTTAGACTGTTATCTTCTTTCTCCATGGCAGTACTCTTCCATCACACCTCAGACGACCACTGCATTTAAATTTGCAGTATGATGGATTAGCAATAGAGAATTTCAGCTCCAGATGTTTCACAATTGAATCTTTGAACCTGAATATTGGTGTATAGATGAACTGAACCATCCCTTCTACTATGATGTTTGAAATATAGATATAGATTAGCAGTAGTATGGACTTTACCCTTTGTTCCCCCTTCTCATAGAGCTATTTGTTCCCAGGGACCGTGAGTGCACGGGCATGCACAAAGTTTGTATACTTATATTTTTTGGCTGAAGTTTGATCTGTTTCGTTCAATACAATTTCAACGTACAACCACGTGATAGAGTTTTAAGCACTATTTGTGCGTCTTTTGTCGACTGCCCCGGAGATAGTATGGCCTGCGCTGCAGACTGGGTGAGCGGTGACGCTGAACGAGACATTTTCAAGAGTGGTCAGATTGGGATTACTTACAGAATAATAAATTTTGTTAATCCGTTAGAGCACAGCAATCAGAGTGGCGCAGCGGAAGCGTGGTGGGCCCATAACCCACAGGTCCCAGGATCGAAACCTGGCTCTGATATAGTTTCAGTGGGCTTCCCTCTACCTTTTTTCCCCCCATACTTCAATTTATTCAGGTGGTTTGTCCAGATGCACTTTTGTTTCGGAAAATGTTAGGAAATACTGTAATTGGCGACTATCAAGTCCTTCAAATTTTGGGTAAAAGATAAAGTGATAAACACACACAAAGATAAAGTGataaacacacacacacaatgtGCCTTTTATTAATTCTGAGTCCTCACCTTTTCTTTGAACTGGAAATTTTGAGCCTACCTTTCATTAGTCATCAGTTCTTAAAGTCTACTCAAAACTAAGCAAAGAGTATTTTTATCAGTCTAAGCAAGAGTATCTGTACCCTAATAAAAGGTGTAAGAATATTATCCCTACGGACCTTCAGAGTTCCCAGAATTACGCGAAACCCCACCTAAAATCGAGGAAGAAACCTATTGACTTCCTCTCGTCCCCGAGTAACCAAACCAGAGGCGTCTCCACCTTCCTCGATCCAGCCATGTCGTCCGCGCCGCCCTCTCACCAATCCAAACCCTCCCAGCACCGTCGCCAGCACCACAACCCTGGACcgaggcagccgccgccgccgcagcgctaCGTTCCCAAATCCGCCTCCCCCGCGGCCCCAAAACCTTCGCCCCCGTCCCAGCCATCGCTCACCACTGCGCTCCGATCGTCGACCGCCTCGTCCTCCGCATCCGGCTCCGGCACCGGCAGGAACACTAGCGGCAGCGTTGGTGGCGGGGAGGCTGATGGATTCGTCGCGTACCTGCCGCATGACGAGGCGGtcgcggcggggctcggcggcCTCGACGCACACGAGTCGCAGGCCGTCGTCGACCTCCTTAACGacgcgctcgccgcgctcctccggGCCAAACCTCGAGAGTTCTGGCGCCAGGGTAAGCGAAAACACTGGCCTGGATATTGGTCACTGATCGAACCTGCTATTGCTTGCTTCAGTGTTGTTGATCGACTGAATTTAGGGAGCCTTGTGATGTTTATCCTTTCATAACAAACCAATGCTGTCATTTAAGCATAAAATTATAGTGGGCATTTACATGTTTAGAAACGTCTGATTCTGCTATCACGGTTGGATGCTTGGGATTCGCAGTGTTTTTGTTTTGCAGTTCTCTTTCAGTGTGCATAGTGGCTTAAACATCTGTGCTTCTGTTTGATCTTGTTTTGAAATACTACATGCTTCTTTCTTGGATATTTTCCTGCCTATATGTAAAGTTGCAGGTCAAggctcttatcaaactatgttTACAGTGCAATTTAAACTATACTGGGTTGTTGTGGTTAATTCGAGTGACAGTCCCCG encodes the following:
- the LOC101773514 gene encoding uncharacterized protein LOC101773514 isoform X2, encoding MNVALRIVERCLWHKTESFLPSSSSPSPALPKSPPTPRFLSCGDGWVSAAVLRQAFAGDEHPPRNTSSCLVIMDPKHSAEVSKHLDKQNQALMGTYRAMSHELHKLQVEEETIMRKLYELMSAEGLLPKRKKEKQQEEKDVESTLENKEWEP
- the LOC101773514 gene encoding uncharacterized protein LOC101773514 isoform X1; protein product: MNVALRIVERCLWHKTESFLPSSSSPSPALPKSPPTPRFLSCGDGWVSAAVLRQAFAGDEHPPRNTSSCLVIMDPKHSAEVSKHLDKQNQALMGTYRAMSHELHKLQVEEETIMRKLYELMSAEGLLPKIKLLLMLMLLIARKKSNRRKRMWNQPWRTKNGNHKAH
- the LOC101773514 gene encoding uncharacterized protein LOC101773514 isoform X3, which gives rise to MNVALRIVERCLWHKTESFLPSSSSPSPALPKSPPTPRFLSCGDGWVSAAVLRQAFAGDEHPPRNTSSCLVIMDPKHSAEVSKHLDKQNQALMGTYRAMSHELHKLQVEEETIMRKLYELMSAEGLLPKERTLIDVLCRSSCFSC